A stretch of Vigna angularis cultivar LongXiaoDou No.4 chromosome 4, ASM1680809v1, whole genome shotgun sequence DNA encodes these proteins:
- the LOC108331762 gene encoding uncharacterized WD repeat-containing protein C2A9.03 isoform X2, which yields MEHFNNDDLEYVGDYYYDDVSDFQGHTSADILPQQPSLADSQDSDFDLDDEDLLTSNAKTDTTASEARNGKDIQGIPWERLNYSRDKYRETRLKQYKNYESLSRSRHHLHKECLNVQKGKTFYDFFFNTRLVKSTIVHFQLRNLLWATSKHDVYLMQNYSVMHWSAVLRRAKEVLNVAKPIVPSLRTGFLAQPVSRVQISTMTVKENLMVAGGFHGELICKNLKKPGVLFCGKITTDDNAITNAVDVYRNPAGSLRVITANNDSQVRVFEAENFASLGCFNYDWSVNNISVSPDGKSLAVLGDSTECLIADANTGKITGSLKGHLDYSFASAWHPDGRILATGNQDTTCRLWDIRNLSQSMAVLKGRMGAIRALRFTSDGRFLAMAEPADFVHVYDSHSGYVEGQEIDLFGEIAGISFSPDTEALFVGIADRTYGSLLEFVRKRYNYYLDSIF from the exons ATGGAGCACTTCAACAACGACGATCTTGAGTACGTCGGCGACTACTACTACGACGACGTTTCTGATTTCCAAGGCCACACCTCCGCCGACATTCTTCCTCAGCAACCCTCCCTTGCCGATTCTCAAGACTCCGACTTTGACTTGGACGACGAAGATCTCCTAACC AGTAATGCAAAGACTGATACCACCGCTTCTGAAGCCAGAAACGGGAAAGACATCCAGGGAATCCCCTGGGAGAGGCTCAATTATAGTAGAGACAAGTACCGCGAGACTCGATTGAAGCAGTATAAAAATTACGAGAGCCTGTCCCGTTCACGCCACCACCTTCATAAG GAGTGCTTGAACGTGCAGAAGGGGAAGACCTTCTATGACTTCTTCTTCAATACCAGGCTCGTCAAATCCACAATTGTGCATTTTCAG CTGAGGAACTTGTTGTGGGCAACTTCGAAGCATGATGTCTACCTTATGCAAAACTACTCTGTGATGCACTGGTCCGCAGTATTACGAAGGGCTAAAGAAGTGCTTAACGTAGCCAAACCAATTGTTCCAAGTCTT CGTACTGGATTTTTAGCGCAGCCAGTCTCTAGAGTGCAAATAAGCACCATGACTGTTAAGGAAAATCTGATGGTGGCAGGTGGTTTCCATGGTGAGCTTATATGCAAG AATTTGAAGAAGCCTGGAGTTCTATTTTGTGGTAAAATAACTACAGATGATAATGCCATAACCAATGCTGTGGACGTTTACCGCAATCCAGC TGGGTCGTTGAGGGTCATCACAGCAAATAATGATTCCCAAGTTCGGGTTTTTGAAGCAGAGAATTTTGCTTCCCTTGGTTGTTTCAACTATGATTGGTCTGTTAAT AATATTTCGGTTAGCCCGGATGGGAAGTCGTTAGCTGTACTTGGGGATAGTACAGAGTGCTTGATAGCTGATGCTAACACTGGAAAG ATTACTGGAAGCTTAAAAGGTCACTTGGACTACTCTTTTGCATCGGCGTGGCACCCAGATGGACGTATATTAGCTACTGGGAATCAGGACACAACTTGCAGGTTGTGGGACATAAGAAATCTTTCACAGTCTATGGCTGTGTTAAAGGGAAGAATGGGTGCAATAAGAGCCTTAAGATTCACATCTGATGGACGGTTTTTGGCCATGGCTGAGCCTGCAGACTTTGTCCATGTTTATGACTCTCATTCTGGTTATGTAGAAGGTCAAGAGATAGATCTATTTGGTGAGATTGCTGGTATATCCTTTAGCCCAGACACAGAGGCTCTATTTGTGGGCATTGCTGACAGAACCTATGGTAGCTTGTTAGAGTTCGTCAGAAAGCGTTACAATTATTACCTAGACTCCATTTTTTAA
- the LOC108331762 gene encoding uncharacterized WD repeat-containing protein C2A9.03 isoform X3 has product MLRNLLWATSKHDVYLMQNYSVMHWSAVLRRAKEVLNVAKPIVPSLKRTGFLAQPVSRVQISTMTVKENLMVAGGFHGELICKNLKKPGVLFCGKITTDDNAITNAVDVYRNPAGSLRVITANNDSQVRVFEAENFASLGCFNYDWSVNNISVSPDGKSLAVLGDSTECLIADANTGKITGSLKGHLDYSFASAWHPDGRILATGNQDTTCRLWDIRNLSQSMAVLKGRMGAIRALRFTSDGRFLAMAEPADFVHVYDSHSGYVEGQEIDLFGEIAGISFSPDTEALFVGIADRTYGSLLEFVRKRYNYYLDSIF; this is encoded by the exons ATG CTGAGGAACTTGTTGTGGGCAACTTCGAAGCATGATGTCTACCTTATGCAAAACTACTCTGTGATGCACTGGTCCGCAGTATTACGAAGGGCTAAAGAAGTGCTTAACGTAGCCAAACCAATTGTTCCAAGTCTT AAGCGTACTGGATTTTTAGCGCAGCCAGTCTCTAGAGTGCAAATAAGCACCATGACTGTTAAGGAAAATCTGATGGTGGCAGGTGGTTTCCATGGTGAGCTTATATGCAAG AATTTGAAGAAGCCTGGAGTTCTATTTTGTGGTAAAATAACTACAGATGATAATGCCATAACCAATGCTGTGGACGTTTACCGCAATCCAGC TGGGTCGTTGAGGGTCATCACAGCAAATAATGATTCCCAAGTTCGGGTTTTTGAAGCAGAGAATTTTGCTTCCCTTGGTTGTTTCAACTATGATTGGTCTGTTAAT AATATTTCGGTTAGCCCGGATGGGAAGTCGTTAGCTGTACTTGGGGATAGTACAGAGTGCTTGATAGCTGATGCTAACACTGGAAAG ATTACTGGAAGCTTAAAAGGTCACTTGGACTACTCTTTTGCATCGGCGTGGCACCCAGATGGACGTATATTAGCTACTGGGAATCAGGACACAACTTGCAGGTTGTGGGACATAAGAAATCTTTCACAGTCTATGGCTGTGTTAAAGGGAAGAATGGGTGCAATAAGAGCCTTAAGATTCACATCTGATGGACGGTTTTTGGCCATGGCTGAGCCTGCAGACTTTGTCCATGTTTATGACTCTCATTCTGGTTATGTAGAAGGTCAAGAGATAGATCTATTTGGTGAGATTGCTGGTATATCCTTTAGCCCAGACACAGAGGCTCTATTTGTGGGCATTGCTGACAGAACCTATGGTAGCTTGTTAGAGTTCGTCAGAAAGCGTTACAATTATTACCTAGACTCCATTTTTTAA
- the LOC108331762 gene encoding uncharacterized WD repeat-containing protein C2A9.03 isoform X1 codes for MEHFNNDDLEYVGDYYYDDVSDFQGHTSADILPQQPSLADSQDSDFDLDDEDLLTSNAKTDTTASEARNGKDIQGIPWERLNYSRDKYRETRLKQYKNYESLSRSRHHLHKECLNVQKGKTFYDFFFNTRLVKSTIVHFQLRNLLWATSKHDVYLMQNYSVMHWSAVLRRAKEVLNVAKPIVPSLKRTGFLAQPVSRVQISTMTVKENLMVAGGFHGELICKNLKKPGVLFCGKITTDDNAITNAVDVYRNPAGSLRVITANNDSQVRVFEAENFASLGCFNYDWSVNNISVSPDGKSLAVLGDSTECLIADANTGKITGSLKGHLDYSFASAWHPDGRILATGNQDTTCRLWDIRNLSQSMAVLKGRMGAIRALRFTSDGRFLAMAEPADFVHVYDSHSGYVEGQEIDLFGEIAGISFSPDTEALFVGIADRTYGSLLEFVRKRYNYYLDSIF; via the exons ATGGAGCACTTCAACAACGACGATCTTGAGTACGTCGGCGACTACTACTACGACGACGTTTCTGATTTCCAAGGCCACACCTCCGCCGACATTCTTCCTCAGCAACCCTCCCTTGCCGATTCTCAAGACTCCGACTTTGACTTGGACGACGAAGATCTCCTAACC AGTAATGCAAAGACTGATACCACCGCTTCTGAAGCCAGAAACGGGAAAGACATCCAGGGAATCCCCTGGGAGAGGCTCAATTATAGTAGAGACAAGTACCGCGAGACTCGATTGAAGCAGTATAAAAATTACGAGAGCCTGTCCCGTTCACGCCACCACCTTCATAAG GAGTGCTTGAACGTGCAGAAGGGGAAGACCTTCTATGACTTCTTCTTCAATACCAGGCTCGTCAAATCCACAATTGTGCATTTTCAG CTGAGGAACTTGTTGTGGGCAACTTCGAAGCATGATGTCTACCTTATGCAAAACTACTCTGTGATGCACTGGTCCGCAGTATTACGAAGGGCTAAAGAAGTGCTTAACGTAGCCAAACCAATTGTTCCAAGTCTT AAGCGTACTGGATTTTTAGCGCAGCCAGTCTCTAGAGTGCAAATAAGCACCATGACTGTTAAGGAAAATCTGATGGTGGCAGGTGGTTTCCATGGTGAGCTTATATGCAAG AATTTGAAGAAGCCTGGAGTTCTATTTTGTGGTAAAATAACTACAGATGATAATGCCATAACCAATGCTGTGGACGTTTACCGCAATCCAGC TGGGTCGTTGAGGGTCATCACAGCAAATAATGATTCCCAAGTTCGGGTTTTTGAAGCAGAGAATTTTGCTTCCCTTGGTTGTTTCAACTATGATTGGTCTGTTAAT AATATTTCGGTTAGCCCGGATGGGAAGTCGTTAGCTGTACTTGGGGATAGTACAGAGTGCTTGATAGCTGATGCTAACACTGGAAAG ATTACTGGAAGCTTAAAAGGTCACTTGGACTACTCTTTTGCATCGGCGTGGCACCCAGATGGACGTATATTAGCTACTGGGAATCAGGACACAACTTGCAGGTTGTGGGACATAAGAAATCTTTCACAGTCTATGGCTGTGTTAAAGGGAAGAATGGGTGCAATAAGAGCCTTAAGATTCACATCTGATGGACGGTTTTTGGCCATGGCTGAGCCTGCAGACTTTGTCCATGTTTATGACTCTCATTCTGGTTATGTAGAAGGTCAAGAGATAGATCTATTTGGTGAGATTGCTGGTATATCCTTTAGCCCAGACACAGAGGCTCTATTTGTGGGCATTGCTGACAGAACCTATGGTAGCTTGTTAGAGTTCGTCAGAAAGCGTTACAATTATTACCTAGACTCCATTTTTTAA